A single Pseudomonas sp. HN11 DNA region contains:
- a CDS encoding response regulator, with product MPSYLLRILLVEDHPFQLLATQCLLRSFGFTQLTPAENAEQAICLMSRAEKPFDIILCDQCLPDLPGLELIEIASRRRFTTNAILLSGLPVAELANLMTQAEARGLPLLGYLSKPLNKDELARLICPLLELKM from the coding sequence GCCCAGTTACCTTCTTCGTATCCTGCTGGTGGAGGATCATCCGTTCCAACTGCTGGCCACCCAATGCCTGCTCAGAAGCTTCGGCTTCACACAGTTGACCCCGGCCGAAAACGCAGAGCAGGCAATCTGCTTGATGTCTCGGGCCGAGAAACCTTTCGATATCATCTTGTGCGACCAATGCCTGCCAGACCTGCCTGGACTCGAGTTGATTGAAATCGCCAGCCGCCGACGTTTTACTACGAACGCCATCTTGCTGAGCGGATTACCCGTGGCGGAACTCGCCAACCTTATGACCCAAGCCGAGGCTCGTGGCCTGCCCTTACTGGGCTATTTATCAAAGCCACTGAACAAAGACGAACTTGCACGTTTGATCTGTCCCTTACTTGAGTTAAAAATGTAG